The nucleotide sequence TTGTGATTTGGTTGTAGTTACCAAAGTGCGATTTTCTAAATGCTGAGAGAATTTCTTCGCTTAGATTTGCATTTTTTATGTCCAAAATACTTACTAATTCGCCGTTATTTTTATCGATAAGTTAATATGCTTGAATATTCGTTATGCAAGAAATTTTGATCTTTTACATAGCCAAAAAGGCGTATGTTTACTCCTTGCATAAAAGGCAGTGAGATGAAGTGTGGCTCAAAGCCAGCAAGATCATTTTTTGAGCGAGCCACCAGCTCATCAAGAGATAGGTTTTTATTATAAATTTTTGCATCTATTACAAAGTCATTTTTAAACTCTGGCATGCGTACTATCTGAAATTCCCACCAAACACCACTTATGCAAATGAGTAGTAAAATAGGCGTAGAAAAAATTCCTATCATTTTATGAATGTCGCTCATAAAAACATTTAGCCTATTTACACGAAGCCTAAGTAGTGTCAACCAAAATTTTCTATAAATCACAAAACCACTTATGCAGATAAAAAACGTGAAAATAGCGGTTAAAGTAAGGATAACGTGACCAATTTTCCCAAGAAATAGCGACTCATGAAGCTCGGTTAAAACTCCAAAAAATCCCTCATCATGTGCGAGTGGCTCGCTCTTTATCTTACCGCTAAAAGCATCAAAATAGATAAATTTCCACTCTTTTTGACTATCATTGTGCTCTATTAACCAAATTTTGTCGCATCTTTTAGGATTTGCATCGATATTTATGCCGACCATCTCGTAGCCGTCAAGCTCGCTTGCGATGATCTCTCTTTGCTCATCAAAGCTGATCCTTTTGCTTAAATTTTCTTTGTTTAAATTTACATTTACGACATTTGGGGCAAGAAGGCTGTTTAGCTCATCTTTATAAACAAGGATCGCACCGCTAAAACAAACTACTGCAAGTGGAATGAAAAATAAAAGAGATAAATAAGTGTGCACT is from Campylobacter concisus and encodes:
- a CDS encoding PepSY-associated TM helix domain-containing protein is translated as MHTYLSLLFFIPLAVVCFSGAILVYKDELNSLLAPNVVNVNLNKENLSKRISFDEQREIIASELDGYEMVGINIDANPKRCDKIWLIEHNDSQKEWKFIYFDAFSGKIKSEPLAHDEGFFGVLTELHESLFLGKIGHVILTLTAIFTFFICISGFVIYRKFWLTLLRLRVNRLNVFMSDIHKMIGIFSTPILLLICISGVWWEFQIVRMPEFKNDFVIDAKIYNKNLSLDELVARSKNDLAGFEPHFISLPFMQGVNIRLFGYVKDQNFLHNEYSSILTYR